In Ovis aries strain OAR_USU_Benz2616 breed Rambouillet chromosome 22, ARS-UI_Ramb_v3.0, whole genome shotgun sequence, the DNA window CTCCATCTAGAAAATTCTTAAGCGCTCTGTGCTAGCCATCAGGTGAGACATGTTGTATACATAATCTTCAATCCTGATAACCTCTGAAAGGGCTAGTGtcatttacagaagaggaaacacgCTGAAAACAGAAACGGGCCAGAAGGTACACTACTGAGTACTGGGACCCAGTATGAATGTTGCccttattctaaaatttaagcATCTTGCTTTCCAAGTTAGCTGTTTATCTGATGTGCCCAGTAATCCTAGGAAGACTTTTAGTACTTTAAGTCTAAAGTAGCCTGATGGGATGTTAGTTTCCTTAGCTTGTACTGAATCTTAGAACAAAAGTTGGTAATTTTGTGCTCAACCCATGCCTGACACATAGCAAGTACTCAAAAGTATGTAGCAcataaaaaaaacacacaaaaaagataggTGATTAGGCATTGTCTACAAAGACTCTGCTCTAGATGTCATGTCAGTTTAGATTCTTTACCCTACTTGAGACAACAGAAactaaaattttcataaaaatgttttctttgtcatAGCAAAAGCACACATGTGCAACACTCAAAAGAATAGGCTATAATCTAACGTCATACAGGTTGTTTGCTGGTGCCTCCAAAAGAAATTACTCCAGAGAAGAAAACCCACTGAAAGGTTCACAAGAAAAACGTTCCACCTACAGGAAAGATTTTTCTAAAGGTGGCTGTTGACCAACCCCTGGTATCTGAATAAAGACAACAGCCTCCTGATGTCACTCACACATGTACTCTTGGAAAACAGCTTCCCCTTCTGCGTGGGGAAAGTGGCTTCTTAGGTCTGCAGGAACTCAGGCTGCACTCGGGCCACCTTCCGGAATTCTTTGGTGTGGGTCTTTGGGCACTGCATCTCACACCAGCTGATGGGGACCATCTGGACACCTGCAAGGGGAAAGGTGGTGTAGGAGCTGGGACCCCAGATACTTGCTCGAGACATTTCTCTTTTCAGCTGGGTGTGAACTGATGTCACCAAGCTGCCTAGTGAACCTCTCACCTCATACAGAAAAAAGCCTTGTTTATTCCACTGATTTAAGTAGTAAGTGGCTCCTTTCCTTAGATTTTATAAGGAGAATCATTCTAATCCCAGTAGTCAGTATCTACACTCACATTGCTTCTAAGATAATTAAAAAACGAGGGAAAACAGTGGACTAATCCCAACCTTAGCTCTCAGGAAAAGGTAAGCACATGGTAGCATGGACAAACTCACCTGATTCGCTGTGGGCCACCACCACTCCCAGCTCATTTTCGGCAGTGGTTAGCAGGTAGTTGGATTGCGCATCACCTAGGGAGATCTAGTCATGTCACGTtagtaaaggaaaacaaagacttACAAGTCTTCCCTCTCATAGCTACTTGAGTGATTTCTCtacttccatttcttcctttgacAAAGGATCACAAGTCTTCAGGGAATAAAGGATACCACTTTGGCCAAGACGATGTCCCCTGGGCGGAAACTCTTATAAATTTCAACCTGTAAAGAAAGAAGTGTTAAGTAAAAACTCCGATCAGGTCTATAATGAAACTATTAACCCCACTGGGTAGAGCTAGTTTACTTCTAACCCCAGAGGGTAGAACCCCAATGGCAGATCTACCATTACTCAAGTAGAGCAACAACTTTTATTGATTCTGCGGCATCATCACAAAAATGAAAGATCTGAACTCAGTAACCTGATCAGGAATCTGACTTAGACAAAAGGTACTATGGTTGCCCTGAAAGGGTCCAGAATAAGTCTGAGAGAACAGCCATGAATAAATACCTGGCTTCAAAGACAAAGTGTAAACTAGCTCCTCTCTGGTcaacagaagaaaaatcacacaaaGAGGAAAGGAATAGTGAGGTGAATTCCACACCTTCCAGTAGAGAACACCTTAAAATTCCTTGGACTCCACATTcccacagactttttttttttttcccaaacatgaacccccctcccacctccctccccataacatctttctgggtcatccccatgcaccagccccaagcatgctgcatcctgttgAAATTCACTGGAATAATCTCAAAGGACTGAGATTCCTAAagccatgaagaaaaaaaagagccaaCCAACAACCTTGTCTTTTTCAGTAGCTCGGACGTCTTCTTTGCTATAAAGAAAAGAAGTAACAGAAAGATTAATTATCTGTGAGAAAGAATTATCCAGCAGACTCCTAGCAGAGAAAGAGCTATAAGAGCAAAGAGAACAAGTCCTGATCCGGACCCTGCTGCCACCcagaggagcaggtggagaaATATTTCCCGTCCTAACCCCGAGGAGAAAATCACAGTTCCCATTCTTCGATCAAACAGAACAGGAGTATCAATACCTCCCACTAGAGGAAAGTGGATCCGATTTGGCAGAGGATAAGGAGCTCTGCTGCCTTAGGAGAGCTTGAATGGCAGCATCACAGAACCACACAGAATCCTGAGGGTGGAAAGAGCCTCAGATGTTAAATTATCTAGCTCACAAGAACTGTCTGTCCCTTCTCAAAGAACCCATAGTGGGGAAAAAATACCACTTTACCCACTATCCTTTTTATTGTCTTATAATGCTTGGGTTAATCGATATTAACACAAGAAAAAAAGGTACTTCCTAAAATGCCTTCTACTTTGGTATGAATCATACCCACAATGCACCTCCAGCTTATTCAAttcttttttgttctatttaaagCCCTATCTCATTAATATCTTCCTTCTGTTTTAACTCACATactataatattttctttagataCTACCTGGGGAGAATCAAAGCACAAAGAGGTGAGACAGGGCAGGAGTAGACTGTTAATTGTTCTTAAAAATTCCAGTCTCCCATCCTATCCTAATCTCATTCCAGGCGCTGAGGCGAATATGAAGACAAAAATACTCCTTACCGGATGGTTCCTCGAAAAGAGTTCTTAAGTGGCGTGGACCCCACATATAGGATGCGTACTTTGGCAAAGCGTGAATTGATGCTGGAGACCTGTGGAACAGAGGAAAGGGCAACATTATAGAGGGCAACATTATAGAGTATTAGCAGTTGTCAGCTGAAGGAGGCAGGAATCAACTAGGAAAGACTAGGATTTTAGTCCAAGCATCCCTACTAAGCATAGAATTTCAGATAAGTTAACTCGTATTTATCCCTGCATAAGGGATGTTCATAAAGTGGAGTAAGAGCCACTCTGGCCACCTAAAGTAGAGTTACCGAgggaatcaaatgaaataatatggcagagatttttaaaaatgtgcaagtCTAACATAAATCCACAAGGGAAGCATAGCAACTCTAACTAGACCTTTAGCAGATCTCACCAAGAGGCCTGTAGTGTGAATGGAACTTAAGTCTCCATTTCAGCTGCTGGGTAATATTTGGATCACTGTGCCTGTccagttattttcaaaataatgcatagattttctctttttttccttttttaaatttggccacgctgtgtggcttgcaggatcttagttccctgaccagggactgaacatacACCTTTGGcactgaaagtgcagagtcctaaccactggactgccaaggaattccccacATAGATTTTCTGTTGGAGAAATTATTTACAGAGGAAAACTAAGAGCTACAAGTTAACTGGCAGAGGGTGGGGATGGGCAGGGAATACGGATGTCTTATAGTTACTAATTGGTACAGCACTAATTTGCACTTGCTCTCAAAGactttataaaaatctttcatttctctGCAGAAAAAGTTTCGCTTTAGATGTTCAAAAATACACCTCCTTATGACCTTCTGGTACTCCTGTTTCccagacagaaataaaaaattacatactgaggaaaccagctCTGTGAAAGGACTACATAAGCTTGAACTTAACCACACTGATCATTATCCTAGAAATCTCTAGACCCAGCACAGTCCAGtaaaactttctgtgatgatagaAAAATTCTGTTGACCAACATGGCAACCACCATTCGCCTGTGGCTACTGACTACTTGAAATGGAGCTAGCAGAACTgaggaaataaatgttaaatttgttttaattttattgaaatttaaatgACGTTATGTGACTATTGgttaccatattggacagtgcagtTCTATAAGGATCATGATTTCAACACTGGATGGTATCCTAAGCAGGGAGGTTAGGACCAACTTACCTTGCAGGTTACAATAGCTCCTACATCTGGCAGTAATTGGGACTCCGTTTCTCTCATCACAGATATGACAGGAAGctgcagagagaaaaataaaacatgaatattCTGGCTAAGCCTTGGATAAAGGTATTTGAGACTTGACAGTAAAATGGGAAACCTTGGGCCACAGTAGACGTCACATGGGCAGGTGGACAACAGATTCATTTGTAGCCCAGAGCAGAAAGCCTTAGAAATTTTAGGATACAGGAGGGCCAAGGGGCCACAGAAAGAAAGGTGTAAGAAGATATAATCTTACCACTTCAGATGAGTTCTGAGtttttttgtgattttcttaAGAGTTTTTCCACATACAACTACATTGCCTGTAATCATGGATAATTTAACTCTTTCCTCCAAAGTTACATCTTTCTTTTGGTTTGTCATTTTATTGGACAGGctagaattttcaaataaatgttaTATAACAGTGGCCATACTTGTTTACTTCTATTTAACACTTGTAGAGTTTCCTCTTTGAGCATGGTACTGGCTATTGGTGCAGGAAAGATATTTTTGAGCCCGATCTTTTCTTAACCTTTCCCTTGTTCAATATGCTTCAGCTCTCCTGGTCTTTTTTCAGTTTCACCAATTCACGAAATTTTTTCCCATCTCAGGATCTCTTTTCAACCTGCTCTTTCTGCTCACTCACTCAACTCTTATTTATCCTTTAGATTCAGACTAAATATCACTTCTGACTAGGCTGGATTTACCTATTACATGTTCTCATGGTACTCTGTAATATTGTTTCAGAGCAGCCATCATATGTGTAAGTATACCTTCATTTGAGCATTTATTTGCTTAGTTTGTATCTGTACCCCTTGATAGCAGAGACCACATATATTTGGCTCATTATCACATCCCACAGCTATAAAATGAACAAACTTTCAAATCCTAGGGAAATTCCCCAAATTGATCAAATACAAAAGTCtctcattttataggtaagaaCCTATAAAGGGAGTGAAAGTTTCTTACCTAAGGCAGAATTAAGGTTTAGTCAATACTGAATCCTCTTTCTACTATGCTCCCAGTTTCTAGggcgttcctggtggctcagctgataaagaataatctgcctgcaatgtcagagacctgggttcgatccctgggttggaaagatcccctggagaagggaatggctacccactccagtattctggcctggagaattccacggactgtatagagatttgggcttccctcatagctcagtcagtaaagaatctgcctgtaatgcaggagacctgggttcaattcctgcgttgggaagatcccctggagcaggaaatggcaatccactccagtattattgtctggaaaatcctatagacagaggagcctggtgggctacagtccatgaggtctcaagtgtcagacacgacttagcgactaaacccaTGCCCCCCACCACCTCCAGTCTTTAAGCTGCTCCTCCAAGAACTGCTTATCTGATCCCAAGCTAATAATGGATCAGCCTCTGGAACCAGGGAGAATAATATTATTCATACATTCAATAAACATCTACTGAGCATTTACCTCGCGCTACGTGCATAGTAGTGGAAGGGTCTAATGGGGAACTTATAACTGAGTGTTAAATTGCATGCTGAACTAAGTGCTTAGAAAGGGAGTAACAGctcttgggacctccctggtggtcccatggttaagactctgacctttcactgcaggggggATGGGTTCCttccaagatcctgcatgctgcctgGCAAAACAAACAGGCAAACTGACCCCAACAGTTCTTTGTGagtgttaaaacaaacaaaaaacaaaactccctTTTTTGACTAGTGGTGTCTATAGGGCTTCTCTGAGAAAGTGATAACTAGTGAGGTTATCTaaagggtggtggtggtttagtcgctcagtcgtgtccgactcttgcgaccccatgaactgtaacccgccaggttcctctgtccatgggattttccaggcaagaatactgaaatgtgttgccattcccttctcctgggtcttcccgacccagggatcgagcccgcgtCTCCTGCAATGGTGGTGGATTCTCTTCCGCTGAGTAGGTAGGATTTAATCGGGCTAAGGAAGAGAGGAGCGTGTTCCAGACAGACGGCGTGTGTACAAAGACTCTGTGGTCCACTGGCGATATTGAAAAAGACAGTAGGACTTCTGCAAAGAGTGAGGCGCGGGTAGCGGAGCGAAATGAAGCCAGAGAAGCAGGCGACATTCGGCCAGGATTCAGCTCACAGCACGGCTGAGCTCGCCTCCGTTCTTTCCCCAGCTTGCTTCCCGGAGGGTCAGCAACACAGCCAAGCCAGACAACACAATTAATTTGTGATGGCTAAGTGTCCAGCAGCGGGGATCCCAGCTGTCAGAAACTCAGAGACTAACTCCTTCTCCTAAACCAGGCACTAAAGACGCGCTCGTAGGACCCTGCCTAAAGACAGTGAAATCAAAGGCAGCGTAAGacaaagagacagaagagaagggAAGCTGCCCCATTTACCGCGCCGTTCTCGCTGGTCTTTGTCAAGCAGCCAGCAAGCGACGAAAAGATGTAGCCGTGCCGGGTGTAGGTGCCGCTGCCCGGGCTGCCCTCCTCCAAGTTACACAGACGTTCGCCTGCGGAAAAAACGCTGCATCAGCCACGGGTCCGCTGAAGCTGTTGGTCGTCTGGCCTTCTTGCCCCTGTCTCTGCCCACGATTTGCTCTAGATACCGCTGACTTACCGGGGATGCAGTACCTCACGGGTGGCGCCATGACTGCCACTGTTCCAAATCCCGAGGAAAATGAGGCCGACCTCTCATTGGCCAATATCCAGGTGCAGTTACGCAGTAAGAAACGCGCTAATTGGTGTGCTCTATCTGTAATCTCCGGAAGCGCTTCCAGAAGACGTAAACTCCATTTCCCAGGTTGCATCGGGACGAATTCGGGGGCGGGGCTTCGGAACTCTCGCGCTTGCGCCTGTGGACAAGGATGGGCGGGCGGTGGGTCCGGGTCTGCAGGCTGGACCTGTGGGCGGTGGGCCATGGTTGGTTGGATTGAGCAGGGCCGGTGGACGCCGAGCTGGAGGGGGTGGCAGTGAGCTGCGGCGGAGGCTGCGGGGTTCGACTTGGCTGATTGAGGAATCGGCCAGCGGCAGGTAAGAGCGAAGCTGCGGCCTTTTCTGCCCAGTCCTGTCGCTTTTAATAGGGTCGGGCCCTGTTCCCGGGCCTTGTGAGCCCGAGTTCCTGCTCTGCACGGCCGTGCCCTCGAACCGGACGGAACACACCCTCCGGGCAGCCCTGAGGCGTGGAGCTGGAAGGTCACCCCAGCCAACTCGCCCATTTCACAGATTTGGAAATTCATCCCCAGGGATAGGATTAGAATTGTACAGTATCTCTAAAATCAAGATAGAGACCGAACGGGTACTCaagttattttttactttcagtctATCATTCTTTGTTGAGAAATAAAACGTTTCCTCAGTTTCTGTAACTGCAGTCTCCAATCTTGCGGAAGCGTGCTAGTCTGGAAGGAAAGTCTGCATGAATTAGTGTTGCTTTTACTGATGATTGACACTTGCTGCTTCAGGCAGTAAACACCCTGAAAACAGCATCTTTGTTCAAATGAGTTATGTCGACTTTGTTTCCTCTGCTCTTCGGTGTCTTTGGAATCTATGTGTGTCCTCCCACCCCTAATAGCCCCCATGTCCAGTTTCCCCTTGGGAAAGAGTTGGTGACTGAGAGCCTTGGGGAGAGGAGAGTGCTGTGACCTACACTCCCCTCTGAACTGGTGGCACGTGTCACTATGTTGGTAGGACTGAGGGATCAGAGTGTTCAAGGCTTGTGTTGggggtgatgctgctgctgctgctaagttggttcagtcgtgtctgactctgtgggaccccatagacggcagcctagcaggctcccgcgtccctgggattctccaggcaagaacactggagtgggttgccgcttccttctcccatgcaggaaagtgaaaagtgaaagtaaagttgctcagtctgtctgactcttagctaccccatggattgcagcctaccaggctcctccatccatgggattttccaggcaagagtactggagtgggttgccattgccttctctgtttggaGTGATAGGGAAACTCTTATTTCCTGCCCTGTTCACTTCCATCACCACCCTTCACCCCCAACACACAGTTTTTTGAGTTCTGCTTTATCTCAGTTTCCTGagatgaaaacttatgttcacttgtggtcccatggactacaTATTTCTTCCCTGGCATTCCCATACCCCCCTAAACctcattaagtaaaataagggaaGGGGGCCTTGGTCTCAGACTTCTTTTACATAATCTGGTCTTAAGCTCTGTACCTACAAGCTTTCAGCTTACATGTTTGTGTTGATTACTGGTTGGATAGTTTTCTAGAATGATTTCTAACTCTGAAGTGCAATGATTCCACCagtggttttcatttctctctctattGATCATGAAGAATATAGCAGTTTACACTTATTTTGTGTTATCACATTGGCAGGAGTGTCCTTGCTGTTATTTGTAGGACAGATGGACATCTGACCAGCCTTTCCACTTTGGCATCCCTCCAGTtcgttcattcaacaagtatttattgagtacatcCATGATCCAGGTattgtgctaagcactttataaaCATTTCATTTGTATCTTACCAACTGTATATGTAGTCATAAAGTGGGTAGAGCAGAAAGGTGCCTTAGTATTTAATCCTACTCTCTTGTTAATGGGAACACAAGAAAACTGAGTCCCAACAGAATTTGGtgctttgcccaaggtcacagatcTACTTCAGGGCAGAACTGAATCCTAAGTAGTCAAGTTATGGGGCAGGTAAGAGTTGGTAAGTCTGGTCTTTGAGGCATTTCCTGTAGAGTTCAGTAATTCCACAAGTAGCTGAGACAATCTAAAAAGTTGAGAATCAGAAAATgaaggctttttttctttcaaacaggAGAGATGgcatataatttttgtttattacaGATGAGGCACACATCTTATTTGCATGCTGTTGCTGttaggacaggggagcctggtggactgccgtctatggggtcgcatagaatcggacacgactgaagcgacttagcagcagcagctgttaggacaggggagcctggtggactgccgtctatggggtcgcatagagtcggacacaactgaagcgacttagcagcagcagctgttaggacaggggagcctggtggactgccgtctatggggtcgcacagagtcggacacgactgaacgacttagcagcagcagcagcagcagctgttaaaaatattttggtaaataGAAACTCTCCATTAGCTGTAGTAAGGGAGTGAACGATGGTGTGGATAACCTAAGTAACTTGGATttgttttggggtaaaatgtTTCGTTCCACTGTTACATTAGATTGTAGCTGTACACTATTTGAAGATTCATGCTTCAAGCCAAATCATTATTCCACACAATAGAAGTCCAAGTCGAAGGAGGTAGGAAGTTTgagcttttccttttcctcttttctgcacTGTCCCTTTGTTCTCTTAGCCGCTCGGAGATGATGGAAATGGCCAACTTACTTTATCCTGCTACAGAAGTAGGGCCCTACTGGATTGTCTGTCTTCTCCTTGCTGGTTTTATCTGCTGGCTTTGTTTTTGCCTTAAGTCTTCAGAGGGCTTATGGAAGGAGGTAATTGAGTTTTCTTTGCAAGGCCTCTTGTGGGGATATCAGGGTAGTAAGGAGAGTACCTTGCTCCAGTTACTGAAATGACACCATCCCTACAGTGGAGCAGCTTCCTCCAGTTTCTGCTGGGCTTTGAGCTGCCTGTTAAATAAGTCAGTGGAGTTGCAGAGGACAAAGTAGCCATAGGGGAAAATCAGATAATTTCTTCTCTGATAAGACCTTTTGTCTGCAGAATTGATGAGAATATCATCAAAATAATCCGTATGGTCTGTTCTGGGCATTGCCTGGGTAGCTGACGTCCCGTGGCTGTTAGCTGAGGTAAAGATCACATGGAGGAGGTTAAGGCACTTTCAGAGGAGCCATGCACAGCACTAAAGAGCTGGACAGGCTGGTTGGGACACCTGGGGCCAGGGCAGCAGCTGCAGAGAAAGCTCTCAAGTGTCCAGCTAGAACAGAGCAAGGGAAACTCATACGCAGGGGGCGGGTCCTGTGGTCTTCTTCCGCCGTCCTCCATACcgccatgtctcctgcttggtggTGGTCTGCTCAGGACCTGAGTTGTTTTGTTCATGCTTGGAGTGGGACTGGGACTAGAATTGGAGACAGAGCATCTTATGTCATGCAAGGGGGAGGTGAGCTGTCcccacaggagacagggattctcATGCCCCCAGGCTGGTAATGGCAGTAGAACAGATAAGTGTCTTTTGCCTGGATAGCACCAGGGAAGATCTAGGTGCAGGATTCACATGGTGTGAACTCACTCCCTCACTACTGTTCTTGGTGAAGACAGTTGTTAGGAggtaggggcttccctcgtggctcagacagtaaagaatccgcttgcaatgcaggagacctgggttcaatccctggattgggaagatcccttggaggagagcatggcgaccactccagtattcttgcctggagaatccccacggacagaggagcttggcgggttaccgtccatggggtcgcaaagagtcagacacagctgagcagctaagcacagctcAGGGCAGGCAGGAGACCCCGGACACCTCTGCTACAGTGGCCAGGCGCACAGGGCCACGCGGATAGCTTTGTGCACATTGGTTGGGCTCTTCCAATGGTCTGTCCACATAGACAGTTCCAGAGACCCTGTGTTAGCTTGGAgctgcctctctctttcccagCTGGTGACTGGCCCAGCAGGCCTCAGCCTTAGGTCTCTGCCTCCAAGCCGCCCactggtggggaagggagggacagGATCCAGGCTGGCCCCTCACGGTGTTGTGCTTTCCTAGGAGCCATGCGGGGCCAGTGGAGCCTGCTGCTGGGCCCTGCCCGCCTCTGCCTGCGCCTGCTTCTGCTCCTGGGCTACAGGCGCCGCCGCCCACCTCTGCTCCGCGGCCTGGTGCAGCGCTGGCGGTATGGCAAGGTCTGCCTGCGCTCCCTGCTCTACAACTCCTTCGGGGGCAGTGACACCGCTGTGGACGCTGCCTTTGAGCCCATCTACTGGCTGGTGGACAACGTGATCCGCTGGTGTGGGGTGGTGAGTGATGCCCAGGGGCAAGAAAAGGGTTGTTTGGGGAGTGCATGCGTCTGGCGAACCTACCCTGGGTCAGGACCCACACTGGCCTCCTACCCTTGGGAAGCTCCTGAGTCTGCTCTGGGCATTGCCGAGCTCTCTCACGGCATCTTCCTGACCTCCCCGGTGCTGGCAGGTGTTCGTGGTGCTGGTGATTGTGCTGACCAGCTCCATCGTGGCCATCGCCTACCTGTGTGTCCTGCCCCTCATCCTCCAAACCTACTCCGTGCCCCGGCTCTGCTGGCATTTCTTCTATAGTCACTGGAATCTGATTCTCATCGTCTTCCATTACTACCAGGCTATCACCACCCCACCTGGATACCCACCCCAGGTGGGTACCCCCCTCCAGGGGCATGGGGGTGGAAGAGAACTGCAGGCCCCAGGAGCcaatcccaggaatggggagggagagcGCCTTGGTGTTCTTGAGGTGCGAAACCAGTGCTGCTGCAGTCGTCACGTTGCTTTTCTCCCTCTGCACAGGGCAGGAATGATATGACAACCGTCTCCATCTGTAAGAAGTGCATTAACCCCAAGCCAGCCCGAACGCACCACTGCAGCATCTGCAATAGGTAGGTCTTCGGGAACCCCAGCCCTGGCCCTTTTGCTGTAGCCCCAGGGCAAAGCCTAGACCTGGCATTTGCCTGGACATTCACGGGGTACCCTGTCATGTGCCAGGCCGTGTGTCCTGAGGACATGGGCCCCAGGATGGTCCTGCGAGTTATGCATTATCACCGCTTGGGGaaagtgaggttcagagaggggcGTCAGGGTGGGCAAGAGCCCCGAGTTACCTTGTCCAGTGTCGTGTAGCCAGTGAAGCAGGGTTTGAAGCAAGGCCTGGCTGTCCTCAAAGTCTGTGCCCTTTCCGCCTCAGCAGGATGCTGGTCCTTGTAGGAAAGGATTGGCACTGACATCTCAAGAACCCTGGCCACCGTAACAGAGCCTGTGTCCCTTCCTCACAGGTGTGTGCTGAAGATGGATCATCACTGCCGTATCCTTTTGCTATCTCCTCTGCCTGAAATCTCCTCCTTTAGCTCCAGAGCACTGCACAGGTTTAAGGGCCACAGACCCAAGGCTTCTAGCTTCACCCTGCAGAGAACGCTGGGCTCAGGAGAAGTTAGTAGAAGAGCAAGTTGTGGGGACCAACCATCTCCTGGGAATAACAGGAGGCTTATGTGCTGTCTGGGACGGATCTTCTGGGAGCAAGGCCTCTCTCCCTAACAGTTCTTTCTTTCGTAGACTTTCGGGCTAACATCTATCGGATGGAAAGAGAGGTCTTGTTCAGTGGGTTGTCCAGTGGGGGTCCAGATAGAACCATCGGTCCCTTTCTGCTGTCCCA includes these proteins:
- the EXOSC1 gene encoding exosome complex component CSL4 isoform X1, translating into MAPPVRYCIPGERLCNLEEGSPGSGTYTRHGYIFSSLAGCLTKTSENGALPVISVMRETESQLLPDVGAIVTCKVSSINSRFAKVRILYVGSTPLKNSFRGTIRKEDVRATEKDKVEIYKSFRPGDIVLAKVISLGDAQSNYLLTTAENELGVVVAHSESGVQMVPISWCEMQCPKTHTKEFRKVARVQPEFLQT
- the EXOSC1 gene encoding exosome complex component CSL4 isoform X2, giving the protein MWGPRHLRTLFEEPSAKKTSELLKKTRLLVEIYKSFRPGDIVLAKVISLGDAQSNYLLTTAENELGVVVAHSESGVQMVPISWCEMQCPKTHTKEFRKVARVQPEFLQT
- the ZDHHC16 gene encoding palmitoyltransferase ZDHHC16 isoform X2; its protein translation is MRGQWSLLLGPARLCLRLLLLLGYRRRRPPLLRGLVQRWRYGKVCLRSLLYNSFGGSDTAVDAAFEPIYWLVDNVIRWCGVVFVVLVIVLTSSIVAIAYLCVLPLILQTYSVPRLCWHFFYSHWNLILIVFHYYQAITTPPGYPPQGRNDMTTVSICKKCINPKPARTHHCSICNRCVLKMDHHCPWLNNCVGHYNHRYFFSFCFFMTLGCVYCSYGSWDLFREAYAAIETYHQTPPPTFSFRERVTHKSLVYLWFLCSSVALALGALTAWHAVLISRGETSIERHINRKERQRLQAKGRVFRNHYNYGCLDNWKVFLGVDTGRHWLTRVLLPSSHLPHGNGISWDPPPWVTAHSASVMAV
- the ZDHHC16 gene encoding palmitoyltransferase ZDHHC16 isoform X4; translation: MRGQWSLLLGPARLCLRLLLLLGYRRRRPPLLRGLVQRWRYGKVCLRSLLYNSFGGSDTAVDAAFEPIYWLVDNVIRWCGVVFVVLVIVLTSSIVAIAYLCVLPLILQTYSVPRLCWHFFYSHWNLILIVFHYYQAITTPPGYPPQGRNDMTTVSICKKCINPKPARTHHCSICNRCVLKMDHHCPWLNNCVGHYNHRYFFSFCFFMTLGCVYCSYGSWDLFREAYAAIETYHQTPPPTFSFRERVTHKSLVYLWFLCSSVALALGALTAWHAVLISRGETSIERHINRKERQRLQAKGRALAYSGVVTFQSLAPREWNKLGSPALGDCSLSLCDGSVSV
- the ZDHHC16 gene encoding palmitoyltransferase ZDHHC16 isoform X3, which codes for MRGQWSLLLGPARLCLRLLLLLGYRRRRPPLLRGLVQRWRYGKVCLRSLLYNSFGGSDTAVDAAFEPIYWLVDNVIRWCGVVFVVLVIVLTSSIVAIAYLCVLPLILQTYSVPRLCWHFFYSHWNLILIVFHYYQAITTPPGYPPQGRNDMTTVSICKKCINPKPARTHHCSICNRCVLKMDHHCPWLNNCVGHYNHRYFFSFCFFMTLGCVYCSYGSWDLFREAYAAIEKMKQLDKNKLQAVANQTYHQTPPPTFSFRERVTHKSLVYLWFLCSSVALALGALTAWHAVLISRGETSIERHINRKERQRLQAKGRALAYSGVVTFQSLAPREWNKLGSPALGDCSLSLCDGSVSV